One genomic window of Bacteroidota bacterium includes the following:
- the hisH gene encoding imidazole glycerol phosphate synthase subunit HisH has translation MITLVDYGMGNLGSLVNMFKKLKVETEVTSDPASLSVARKVLLPGVGAFDAAMKRINDGGFRDVLIRKAKDGVPILGVCLGMQLLLESSEEGSLAGLGFIPGSVHRFSFSLDSGLKVPHMGWNRVSEIRPSPLTTGLPDDPRFYFVHSYYVKAADRSDVVMQTHHGIHFDSVIQHDNIFGAQFHPEKSHKFGLRLLENFASL, from the coding sequence GTGATCACACTTGTGGATTACGGCATGGGTAATCTCGGTTCGCTTGTGAACATGTTCAAAAAACTCAAAGTCGAAACCGAAGTCACCAGTGATCCGGCGTCGTTGAGTGTTGCCCGGAAGGTGTTGCTCCCCGGGGTCGGGGCCTTCGACGCCGCGATGAAACGCATAAACGACGGCGGCTTTCGGGACGTACTGATCCGGAAGGCGAAAGATGGTGTCCCAATTCTCGGGGTCTGCCTGGGTATGCAACTTCTGCTGGAGTCGAGTGAGGAGGGGAGTCTTGCGGGATTGGGATTCATTCCGGGTTCCGTGCATAGATTTTCATTTTCTCTGGATTCCGGATTGAAGGTCCCGCACATGGGATGGAACCGCGTCAGCGAAATCAGGCCCTCACCTTTAACAACCGGGCTGCCGGATGACCCCCGCTTCTACTTTGTGCATTCCTACTACGTGAAGGCAGCAGATCGCTCCGATGTTGTTATGCAAACCCATCATGGAATACACTTCGATTCGGTTATCCAGCATGACAATATTTTTGGAGCACAATTTCACCCCGAGAAGAGTCACAAATTCGGACTCCGGCTACTTGAGAACTTTGCTTCTCTCTGA
- a CDS encoding AglZ/HisF2 family acetamidino modification protein produces the protein MVRTRVIPCLQLVGESLVKTIKFGEYGYIGDPVNTVRIFNELEVDELCFLDIRATKERREPNLDVLRQICDECFMPLAYGGGIHDFNAAKKIFSLGFEKVVVNTHAYRDPSFVTKLSEHFGAQAVIGSIDFKKTLFGKYQVFVNDGQEKTPHEPLEWAQQLAALGAGELLLTSMDRDGTWSGYDVELTKRVASAVTVPVIANGGAGSIEHIGEVVRAGSASAVALGSMVVYQKKGMGVLVNFPDRKSLELRLGY, from the coding sequence GTGGTTAGGACCCGTGTCATTCCGTGCCTGCAGCTTGTGGGTGAAAGTCTCGTCAAGACCATTAAGTTCGGTGAATACGGGTACATCGGCGACCCGGTCAATACGGTTCGCATCTTCAATGAGTTGGAAGTTGATGAACTTTGCTTTCTGGATATCCGGGCGACGAAGGAAAGGCGTGAACCCAATCTTGATGTGCTGCGCCAGATCTGCGACGAGTGTTTTATGCCGCTTGCCTACGGAGGCGGGATTCATGACTTCAATGCTGCAAAGAAGATCTTTTCACTTGGATTCGAGAAGGTTGTCGTGAATACCCATGCCTATCGTGATCCTTCATTCGTGACAAAACTCTCCGAGCATTTTGGCGCGCAGGCTGTCATCGGCTCCATTGATTTCAAGAAAACCCTCTTTGGAAAGTATCAGGTGTTTGTGAACGACGGGCAGGAGAAGACACCGCATGAGCCATTGGAGTGGGCACAACAACTCGCTGCCCTTGGCGCAGGCGAACTGTTGCTTACTTCAATGGATCGTGACGGCACCTGGTCCGGATACGATGTCGAGCTTACAAAACGGGTGGCTTCGGCCGTAACCGTACCGGTGATTGCCAATGGCGGTGCTGGCTCAATCGAGCATATCGGCGAAGTCGTGAGAGCGGGAAGTGCCTCAGCGGTGGCTTTGGGGAGTATGGTTGTTTATCAAAAGAAGGGGATGGGGGTACTGGTGAATTTTCCGGATAGAAAGAGTCTCGAACTGAGATTGGGTTACTGA
- a CDS encoding NAD-dependent epimerase/dehydratase family protein produces the protein MDIRGKKILVIGGAGLIGSHVVEELLREDVGEVIIYDNFCRGTRENLADALEDPRARIFDIGGDILQTDILSSAMKGCDGVIHLAALWLLQCYEYPRAAFDVNIRGTFNVLEACRDHAVRRLVYSSSASVYGDAVEIPMTEEHPFNNRTFYGATKIAGEAMCRAFNDRYGLSYVGLRYMNVYGARQDYKGTYIAVIMKILDRIDQGLPPIVFGDGSQSYDFIYVSDVGRANVCALKSDVSDRFYNIGSGIKTSIKEVCELLLELTGSDLQIHYEPAGKTFVTNRIGSTAKAEQDLGFRSTIELREGLMKLIEWRNTRKQLIADFQA, from the coding sequence ATGGATATACGCGGAAAGAAAATACTTGTTATCGGTGGCGCAGGACTCATCGGGTCTCATGTCGTTGAAGAATTGCTTCGAGAAGATGTAGGTGAGGTTATTATCTACGACAATTTCTGCCGCGGCACGCGGGAAAATCTCGCCGACGCTTTGGAAGATCCACGGGCACGGATTTTTGACATCGGGGGTGACATACTGCAAACTGATATTCTCTCGTCGGCGATGAAGGGTTGCGATGGCGTGATCCATCTGGCGGCATTGTGGCTGCTTCAATGCTATGAATACCCACGCGCAGCGTTTGATGTGAATATTCGCGGGACATTCAATGTGCTGGAAGCATGCCGCGACCATGCTGTCCGGCGTCTGGTCTATTCATCGTCCGCATCAGTGTACGGTGACGCTGTCGAAATTCCTATGACCGAGGAGCATCCGTTCAATAACCGGACTTTTTACGGAGCAACAAAGATCGCCGGCGAAGCGATGTGCAGGGCGTTCAACGACAGATACGGACTATCCTATGTCGGACTCCGGTACATGAATGTGTACGGGGCCCGGCAGGACTACAAGGGAACCTATATCGCGGTTATTATGAAGATTCTTGACCGGATCGATCAGGGATTGCCGCCGATTGTGTTCGGGGATGGATCACAGAGTTATGATTTCATCTACGTCAGCGACGTTGGTCGCGCAAACGTGTGTGCCCTGAAGTCCGACGTGAGTGATCGTTTCTACAACATCGGAAGCGGCATCAAAACGTCAATCAAAGAAGTGTGTGAATTGCTCCTTGAACTGACGGGTTCAGATCTTCAGATTCACTATGAGCCTGCAGGGAAAACGTTTGTGACCAACAGAATCGGGAGCACGGCCAAGGCGGAACAGGACCTCGGTTTTCGATCCACGATTGAGTTGCGCGAGGGATTGATGAAACTGATCGAATGGCGCAATACCCGCAAACAACTCATTGCCGATTTCCAGGCATGA
- a CDS encoding N-acetyltransferase yields the protein MSYFKHESAYVDEPCEIGEGTKIWHFTHIQKGARIGQHCVFGQNCNVGNDVVIGSNVKVQNNVSIYTGTIIEDDVFLGPSCVLTNVTNPRSQVNRHALYEKTLLRRGCTIGANATIVCGVTIGCYAFVAAGSLVAKDVPDYALIIGVPGKQRGWMSRHGHRLNFDDSGNATCSESGLNYKLVNGVVHCVDLPEDQPLPDGLRVGVKPYDFYKKDRS from the coding sequence ATGTCATACTTCAAACATGAATCCGCATATGTGGATGAACCGTGCGAGATAGGAGAAGGCACGAAAATCTGGCACTTCACGCACATTCAGAAAGGAGCCCGGATCGGCCAACACTGTGTCTTTGGACAGAATTGCAATGTTGGCAACGATGTTGTCATCGGCTCGAACGTGAAAGTGCAAAACAACGTCTCAATCTACACGGGGACGATCATTGAAGATGATGTGTTTCTCGGCCCCTCATGTGTGTTGACCAATGTGACGAACCCCCGATCGCAGGTGAACAGGCACGCGCTTTATGAGAAAACACTTCTACGGCGGGGTTGCACAATAGGAGCCAACGCGACGATCGTCTGCGGTGTCACCATCGGCTGTTATGCGTTTGTTGCAGCGGGCAGTTTGGTGGCAAAGGATGTGCCCGACTATGCCCTCATTATTGGCGTACCGGGGAAGCAGCGCGGCTGGATGTCGCGGCACGGTCACAGACTCAATTTTGACGATAGCGGAAATGCAACGTGCAGTGAGAGCGGGCTGAACTACAAACTTGTGAACGGGGTAGTTCATTGTGTGGATCTGCCCGAAGACCAGCCCTTGCCGGATGGATTAAGGGTTGGGGTCAAGCCATACGACTTCTACAAGAAGGATCGCAGTTGA
- the asnB gene encoding asparagine synthase (glutamine-hydrolyzing), translating to MCGIAGILNVDGKPVSINTLKKMTDAIKHRGPDGEGFWTESFVGFGHRRLAIIDLSPLGHQPMQNNDGSLVIAYNGEVYNFQNIRLELEAKGYAFHSRTDTEVVLKSYQEWGKACVGKFNGMFAFAIWDKKQQQLFIARDRYGIKPLYYYYKNGVFLFGSEIKALLTHPDFSVSVSIQALNEYFSFQNVFSDLTLFEGVRLLPAAHTLTLRLGDLNSLRTERYWDYHFRDELTLTEDECALELSRLFEQAVNRQLISDVEVGSYLSGGMDSGSVTAIAARSFRNLKTFTGGFDLSSASGLELGFDERTKAEFLSNAYKTEHYEVVLKAGDMERVMPDLVWHLEDLRLGQSYPNYYIARLASKFVKVVLSGAGGDELFAGYPWRYFSAVSNDDPNHYIDKYYRYWQRLVSDSEKPDFYQPSIYPQIWDYQTKDVFRTIINGKAPKSNEASEYVNQSLYFEMRTFLHGLFVVEDKLSMAHSLESRVPFMDNDLVDFAMRVPARYKLMSLHLQRRINENDPQVAKSMEQTTEGKQILRKALSPFMPEQFTNGAKQGFSAPDASWFRGESIEYIRTLLFDRKARIYDYIQPAKAQAFMREHFDGKTNRRLLIWSLLSFEWWLRQFIK from the coding sequence ATGTGCGGCATAGCCGGCATTTTAAACGTTGATGGGAAACCGGTCTCCATCAACACCCTGAAGAAGATGACGGATGCAATAAAGCATCGCGGGCCTGACGGAGAGGGTTTTTGGACCGAATCCTTTGTGGGTTTCGGGCATCGCCGCCTGGCCATTATTGATTTATCGCCGTTGGGGCATCAGCCGATGCAGAACAACGACGGGTCGCTCGTCATAGCCTACAACGGCGAGGTGTACAATTTCCAGAATATCCGACTTGAGCTCGAGGCAAAAGGCTATGCGTTCCACTCAAGGACAGACACAGAGGTTGTGCTGAAGTCGTATCAGGAGTGGGGCAAAGCCTGCGTCGGCAAGTTCAACGGCATGTTTGCGTTTGCCATTTGGGACAAGAAACAACAGCAACTGTTTATTGCACGCGACCGGTACGGCATCAAGCCCCTCTACTACTACTACAAGAACGGTGTCTTTCTCTTCGGATCCGAGATCAAAGCGCTTCTCACGCATCCCGATTTCTCCGTCTCGGTTTCGATTCAAGCGTTGAATGAGTACTTCTCATTTCAGAATGTCTTTTCCGATCTCACGCTTTTTGAGGGCGTACGGCTGCTTCCGGCGGCGCATACTCTGACGCTCCGGCTCGGAGACCTGAACTCTCTCCGCACGGAAAGGTACTGGGATTATCATTTCCGCGATGAACTGACGCTGACCGAGGATGAATGCGCGCTGGAACTCTCCCGCTTGTTCGAGCAGGCGGTCAACAGGCAACTCATCAGCGATGTGGAGGTCGGTTCGTATCTGAGCGGCGGCATGGACTCAGGGTCGGTGACCGCTATCGCTGCGAGGAGCTTCAGAAACCTCAAAACATTTACAGGTGGGTTCGACCTCTCCTCGGCTTCGGGCCTTGAGCTCGGATTTGACGAACGGACAAAAGCCGAGTTTCTTTCCAACGCATACAAGACCGAGCATTATGAAGTTGTTCTCAAGGCGGGCGACATGGAGCGGGTGATGCCTGATCTTGTGTGGCATCTTGAAGATCTGCGTCTCGGCCAATCCTATCCCAACTATTACATTGCAAGGCTCGCAAGCAAGTTCGTGAAGGTTGTGCTTTCAGGGGCGGGCGGTGACGAGTTGTTTGCAGGATACCCATGGCGCTATTTCAGCGCCGTATCGAACGACGACCCCAATCACTACATCGACAAGTACTATCGCTATTGGCAGCGTCTCGTGTCGGACAGTGAGAAGCCGGATTTCTATCAGCCGTCGATCTACCCGCAGATTTGGGATTATCAAACCAAGGACGTGTTCCGCACCATCATCAATGGCAAGGCTCCGAAAAGCAATGAGGCGAGCGAATACGTCAATCAGTCTCTGTATTTTGAAATGCGCACGTTTCTCCACGGCCTGTTTGTCGTGGAGGACAAACTCAGCATGGCGCACAGCCTTGAGTCGCGTGTCCCCTTTATGGATAATGATCTTGTTGATTTTGCCATGCGGGTGCCAGCGCGCTACAAATTGATGAGTCTCCATTTGCAAAGGCGCATCAATGAGAATGATCCTCAAGTCGCCAAGTCGATGGAGCAAACAACGGAGGGGAAGCAGATCTTGCGAAAAGCGTTGTCGCCTTTCATGCCGGAGCAATTCACAAACGGGGCAAAGCAGGGATTTTCAGCGCCGGATGCAAGTTGGTTCCGCGGTGAGAGTATTGAGTACATTCGCACGCTGCTGTTCGATAGAAAAGCAAGGATATACGACTATATACAACCTGCGAAAGCGCAAGCCTTCATGCGCGAGCATTTTGATGGAAAAACGAACCGCAGGCTTCTGATCTGGTCTCTCCTTTCATTCGAATGGTGGCTTCGGCAATTTATCAAGTGA
- a CDS encoding ABC transporter ATP-binding protein: MSSKAIIASNLGKLYRIGVQKAGYRTLRDSIARIPGAPLRFAKSMFGRNGYTKPAHNTFWALKDVTFEVQSGEVIGVIGRNGAGKSTLLKILSRITDPTSGYAEIRGRVGSLLEVGTGFHPELTGRENILLNGAILGMSKVDIARRFDEMVSFAEVEKFIDTPVKHYSSGMYLRLAFAVAAHLETDILLVDEVLAVGDMQFQKKCLGKMSDVASAGRTVVFVSHNMSAVKSLCSKALLLKSGQIGFEGDVKEAVDKYLTDGSTIHETGVIDDSFTRQFGTGEARFRKVELTTSDGIPTKQFYFRQHITVGMEFEVKQQVPDANISVGITTADGMMVVYSETLDIDGSTLTLTEGHHCIGVEIPASLLPGNYSIQLGLGHLNGKTIDWIERVCDFTVLKVSLEKDRHYRWSSSHGFIAMEATWHLPEHITK, from the coding sequence ATGAGTTCTAAAGCAATCATAGCCTCCAACCTGGGAAAGCTGTATCGCATCGGCGTGCAGAAAGCGGGATACAGGACGCTGCGGGACTCCATCGCCCGAATACCCGGTGCGCCCCTCAGATTTGCCAAATCCATGTTCGGTCGCAACGGATACACGAAGCCTGCACACAACACGTTCTGGGCTCTCAAGGACGTAACGTTTGAAGTACAGAGCGGCGAGGTGATTGGTGTCATCGGAAGAAACGGAGCCGGCAAAAGCACACTGCTGAAGATTCTTTCTAGAATAACTGACCCAACGTCGGGATATGCCGAGATTCGCGGCAGGGTTGGATCGTTACTTGAGGTAGGAACAGGATTCCATCCCGAGTTGACCGGCAGAGAGAACATCCTACTCAACGGCGCTATTCTTGGTATGAGCAAAGTGGACATCGCTCGCCGATTCGACGAGATGGTCAGCTTTGCAGAAGTTGAAAAATTTATCGATACGCCCGTGAAGCACTATTCCAGCGGGATGTACCTTCGGCTCGCGTTCGCGGTAGCCGCCCATCTCGAAACTGATATTCTTCTTGTGGACGAAGTTCTGGCGGTTGGTGATATGCAGTTCCAAAAAAAATGTCTCGGCAAGATGAGTGATGTTGCAAGTGCAGGCAGAACGGTGGTATTCGTCAGTCACAATATGTCTGCCGTGAAATCCCTCTGCTCGAAGGCCCTTCTTCTCAAGAGCGGTCAAATCGGGTTCGAAGGGGATGTCAAGGAGGCAGTCGATAAGTACCTCACGGATGGCTCCACAATTCATGAAACAGGCGTCATTGATGACTCATTCACTCGTCAATTCGGCACCGGTGAGGCCCGTTTTCGGAAAGTAGAACTGACCACATCGGATGGCATCCCGACCAAGCAGTTCTATTTCCGGCAGCATATAACAGTCGGAATGGAATTCGAAGTGAAACAACAGGTTCCTGATGCCAATATCAGTGTGGGAATAACCACCGCAGATGGAATGATGGTCGTTTACTCCGAGACTCTTGACATCGATGGCAGTACTTTGACGTTGACGGAAGGCCACCACTGCATCGGCGTGGAGATTCCGGCCTCGCTGCTTCCGGGCAACTACTCCATTCAACTCGGGCTGGGGCATTTGAACGGCAAAACAATTGACTGGATTGAGCGTGTGTGCGATTTCACGGTCTTGAAGGTTTCCCTTGAAAAAGACAGGCACTACCGTTGGTCCTCATCGCACGGATTCATTGCGATGGAGGCAACGTGGCATTTGCCGGAGCATATAACGAAGTAA
- a CDS encoding Gfo/Idh/MocA family oxidoreductase, which produces MVNAPKNFAVTGVAGYIAPRHLRAIRDTGNRLLAAVDPHDAVGILDQFGFDIRFFTEFERFDRHLEKLRRGPDEKRVHYLSICSPNFLHDAHCRLALRVGADAICEKPLVINPWNLDALTELEQEYGNRIYTVLQLRVHPSLIALRERLQKKNNGRRHIVQLTYVTSRGLWYQTSWKGNPEKSGGVATNIGIHFFDLLIWLFGKVEAFGVNVRDVTKMGGFLELENADVRWFLSMEQNDLPFKPQPGQPTTYRSIQVDGEEIEFTEGFTDLHTRVYEQTLAGSGFSIDDARPSVELAYRIRTAPVTPSAGELHPLLITSTPH; this is translated from the coding sequence ATGGTCAACGCTCCTAAAAATTTTGCAGTCACCGGAGTAGCGGGGTACATCGCGCCCCGGCACCTTAGAGCAATCCGGGACACCGGCAATCGTCTTCTCGCCGCAGTGGATCCGCACGATGCTGTTGGTATTCTCGATCAGTTTGGATTCGACATCCGGTTTTTCACGGAATTCGAGAGGTTCGATCGGCATTTGGAAAAGCTTCGGCGGGGACCCGATGAGAAGCGTGTGCATTATCTCAGCATTTGCTCGCCGAATTTTTTGCATGACGCTCATTGCAGGTTGGCATTGCGCGTTGGAGCAGATGCCATTTGTGAAAAGCCTTTGGTAATCAATCCATGGAATCTTGACGCACTGACGGAACTTGAGCAGGAGTATGGTAACCGGATTTACACTGTGCTGCAGTTGCGGGTACACCCGTCACTTATTGCACTGCGTGAGCGACTTCAAAAGAAGAATAACGGCCGTCGGCACATTGTTCAGCTAACCTACGTCACCTCAAGAGGTCTGTGGTACCAAACGTCCTGGAAAGGAAATCCTGAGAAGTCCGGGGGGGTAGCCACAAACATCGGTATTCACTTTTTTGATCTGCTTATCTGGTTGTTTGGGAAAGTAGAAGCCTTCGGCGTCAATGTAAGAGATGTCACGAAGATGGGCGGTTTTCTGGAGTTGGAGAACGCAGACGTGCGTTGGTTCCTTTCTATGGAGCAGAATGATCTGCCGTTCAAACCGCAGCCCGGCCAACCCACAACATATCGTTCGATTCAAGTGGATGGCGAGGAGATCGAGTTTACGGAGGGGTTTACGGACTTGCACACAAGGGTATATGAACAAACGCTTGCCGGTTCCGGTTTTAGCATCGACGATGCAAGGCCATCGGTTGAGCTTGCCTACCGCATCAGGACGGCGCCTGTAACGCCTTCAGCCGGTGAGCTGCATCCGCTTCTCATCACTTCCACGCCACACTGA
- a CDS encoding acyltransferase, with the protein MKLEMNELLKGLRSLYEQLRSDNSRKWNRDLPFEELLFDRWERARILGFGEGSSIYHNSYVYGNVKVGLNTWIGPFTILDGTGGLTIGDNCSISAGVQVYTHDSVLWALSGGTEKYEHQPTSIGSRCYVGPNTIISKGVVVADGCLIGANSFVNRSLPAGSKVAGNPARPI; encoded by the coding sequence ATGAAACTCGAAATGAATGAGCTGCTTAAAGGACTTCGCTCATTGTACGAGCAATTGCGAAGTGACAACTCAAGAAAATGGAATCGCGATCTCCCTTTTGAAGAGCTCTTGTTTGATCGTTGGGAGCGCGCACGAATTCTTGGTTTTGGAGAAGGATCGAGCATATACCATAACAGCTATGTTTATGGCAATGTCAAGGTAGGTCTCAATACATGGATTGGTCCTTTCACGATACTTGATGGAACTGGTGGATTGACAATTGGTGACAATTGCAGCATCAGCGCAGGGGTTCAAGTCTATACACACGATTCCGTGCTTTGGGCTTTGTCCGGTGGTACCGAAAAATACGAGCATCAGCCAACATCAATCGGATCACGCTGCTACGTCGGCCCGAACACTATTATCTCGAAAGGGGTCGTTGTTGCCGACGGATGTTTGATTGGTGCAAACAGTTTTGTTAATCGGTCGCTTCCGGCCGGTTCCAAAGTTGCAGGCAATCCGGCACGCCCCATCTAG
- a CDS encoding N-acetyl sugar amidotransferase: MQTAVDVEEVSSRQTPAHLRRRRICTRCIYDETVGGIRFDAEGVCNYCHTIDQLRIEYATGTPEGEKRLQVLIDRMRQDGRNKKYDCVVGVSGGTDSSFMIAKAVEWGLRPLAVHYDNTWNTAIATENIKKVLGKLGVDLYTHVVDNKEADDIIKSFFKASVPDLDCATDIALAETLYRAADTYGVAYILEGHSYIAEGISPLGTLYMDGKYIRSVHKLYGTMPMRTYPNMPFWTFMKWILLKRIKKIRPLWYIGYSKTEARAFLEREFGWQYYGGHHLENRITAFHHSYYNPMKFGIDNRNNSLSASVRAGLLSRDEALMEFAEPPHMEPDLLEYFKKRLGLSDEEFASTMALPAKSYRDYPTYKRTFERLRPLFFLLAKVNLVPMSFYIKYTSKSEI, from the coding sequence ATGCAAACTGCCGTCGATGTAGAGGAAGTCTCTTCGCGTCAAACACCGGCTCACCTACGCAGGCGACGCATTTGCACGCGGTGTATCTATGACGAAACCGTCGGAGGAATTCGATTTGACGCAGAGGGCGTCTGTAATTATTGTCATACCATTGATCAGTTGCGGATTGAGTATGCAACTGGAACACCTGAAGGAGAGAAGAGACTCCAGGTTTTGATTGACCGGATGCGGCAAGATGGACGCAACAAGAAATATGATTGTGTTGTCGGAGTTAGCGGAGGAACGGACTCTTCCTTCATGATAGCCAAGGCTGTCGAATGGGGGTTGAGGCCCTTGGCGGTTCATTATGACAATACTTGGAACACGGCGATCGCCACCGAGAACATCAAGAAGGTTCTAGGGAAGCTCGGAGTAGACCTCTACACCCACGTTGTGGACAACAAGGAGGCAGACGACATCATCAAGTCCTTCTTCAAAGCCAGTGTCCCAGACCTTGACTGCGCAACCGATATCGCACTTGCAGAGACCTTGTATCGTGCTGCAGATACGTACGGTGTAGCGTATATTCTTGAAGGGCACTCGTATATTGCAGAAGGGATATCTCCTCTGGGAACACTCTATATGGACGGCAAATATATCCGATCAGTGCACAAATTGTACGGAACAATGCCGATGAGGACTTATCCAAACATGCCTTTCTGGACGTTCATGAAATGGATTCTGTTGAAGCGTATTAAGAAGATTCGTCCCCTTTGGTACATAGGCTATTCAAAGACAGAAGCACGGGCTTTCCTGGAGAGAGAATTTGGTTGGCAGTACTATGGTGGCCACCATCTTGAAAATCGCATCACAGCCTTTCATCATAGCTACTACAACCCGATGAAGTTTGGAATCGACAACCGCAACAACAGTCTTTCTGCATCTGTGCGGGCAGGCCTTCTCTCTCGAGATGAAGCATTGATGGAATTTGCAGAGCCGCCTCACATGGAGCCTGACTTGTTGGAGTATTTCAAAAAGCGGCTCGGCCTCTCGGATGAAGAATTTGCATCCACCATGGCTTTGCCTGCAAAATCATATCGGGACTATCCAACCTATAAGCGTACCTTCGAGCGCCTTCGTCCACTCTTCTTTCTGTTGGCCAAAGTCAATCTCGTCCCTATGAGTTTTTACATCAAGTACACCTCTAAATCGGAGATCTGA
- a CDS encoding DegT/DnrJ/EryC1/StrS family aminotransferase, protein MNIPIAKTVFSDADLEAILKPLKSGWVVQGPLVKEFEEKWSQFTGAKHSIATSNCTTALHLSLAALGIGQGDEVIVPAFTWVASANAVESLGAKPVFCDINLATFNIEPRQIETKITSRTKAIMPVHLFGLAADMDEIPDIARRHNLLIVEDAACGFASRYKGVHVGNFGTTGCFSFHPRKAITTGEGGMITTNDATLAGKLRAMRDHGATTSDHQRHLGSKPYLLPDFPYLGFNYRLTDIQASIGSSQMDRAQDIHRLRTEIAARYDVLLAGIPWLRKPFAAEAFVHGYQAYVCLFQPEPVTTDNVSEINRLRNSFMEYLQEHGVSTRPGTHGVHMLAHYSQKYSLMPDDFPNAWIADQCSIAFPLFANMSNSEFDLIRSVVSDYPGAR, encoded by the coding sequence ATGAACATCCCGATAGCAAAGACGGTCTTTTCGGATGCTGACCTTGAGGCCATACTCAAACCGCTGAAATCCGGTTGGGTTGTTCAAGGGCCGCTCGTCAAGGAGTTCGAAGAGAAATGGTCGCAGTTCACCGGAGCAAAACACTCTATCGCTACATCAAACTGTACTACCGCGTTGCATCTCTCTCTCGCAGCACTCGGTATCGGGCAGGGTGATGAAGTAATCGTACCGGCATTTACCTGGGTTGCCTCGGCGAACGCCGTCGAATCGCTTGGGGCAAAGCCGGTGTTCTGCGATATCAATCTTGCCACGTTCAACATTGAGCCAAGGCAGATTGAAACGAAAATCACGTCGCGTACAAAAGCGATTATGCCGGTGCATCTCTTCGGACTTGCTGCCGACATGGACGAGATTCCCGACATTGCCCGCCGACATAATCTGCTGATTGTGGAAGATGCGGCGTGCGGTTTCGCGTCCCGATACAAAGGGGTTCATGTGGGGAATTTTGGTACAACAGGGTGTTTCAGCTTTCATCCGCGTAAAGCTATTACCACGGGTGAGGGGGGAATGATCACGACGAACGATGCAACTCTGGCCGGAAAGCTGCGTGCCATGCGCGACCATGGCGCAACAACATCCGACCATCAACGCCACTTGGGCAGCAAGCCGTATCTGCTTCCGGATTTCCCATACCTCGGTTTCAACTACCGGCTGACCGATATCCAGGCATCGATTGGCTCATCGCAGATGGACAGAGCACAGGATATTCACCGGCTGCGTACCGAAATAGCGGCCCGTTACGATGTACTCCTTGCCGGTATTCCCTGGTTGAGAAAGCCCTTTGCGGCTGAAGCGTTTGTGCACGGCTATCAGGCGTATGTCTGCCTCTTTCAACCTGAGCCTGTGACAACTGACAACGTGAGCGAGATAAACCGGCTGCGCAACAGTTTCATGGAGTATCTTCAAGAGCACGGAGTTTCCACACGCCCCGGGACGCATGGAGTTCACATGCTTGCGCACTACTCCCAAAAATACAGCCTTATGCCGGACGATTTCCCAAACGCGTGGATCGCAGATCAGTGCTCCATCGCATTTCCGTTGTTTGCCAATATGAGCAACAGTGAATTTGACCTGATCCGTTCAGTTGTTTCGGACTACCCGGGTGCTCGGTAA